One segment of Tamlana crocina DNA contains the following:
- a CDS encoding nuclear transport factor 2 family protein → MSTKDVANQWAQMCREGKNLECIEQLYADDIVSKEMPGYPEEQVSGKQNVWNKSKQWLDNVEEFHGGNISDPVVAENHFTSKMTFDVTFKDRGRQQMEELGVFEVKGGKIVNEQFFYSMEQ, encoded by the coding sequence ATGAGTACAAAAGACGTAGCAAACCAGTGGGCACAAATGTGCAGAGAGGGCAAAAACCTAGAATGTATCGAGCAACTGTATGCCGATGATATTGTAAGCAAGGAAATGCCGGGTTACCCCGAAGAGCAAGTTAGCGGTAAGCAAAACGTGTGGAACAAAAGCAAACAATGGTTGGATAATGTTGAAGAATTCCACGGAGGCAACATTTCGGATCCCGTAGTGGCCGAAAACCACTTTACCAGCAAAATGACTTTCGATGTTACTTTTAAAGACCGTGGACGCCAGCAAATGGAAGAACTGGGTGTTTTTGAAGTAAAAGGCGGAAAAATTGTTAACGAACAGTTTTTCTATTCTATGGAACAATAA